One segment of Neoarius graeffei isolate fNeoGra1 chromosome 20, fNeoGra1.pri, whole genome shotgun sequence DNA contains the following:
- the LOC132868608 gene encoding hydroxyacylglutathione hydrolase-like protein isoform X2: MKVKVISILEDNYMYLIIDEQSTEAIAVDPAVPHRLLEIVKREGVRLIAVLTTHHHWDHARGNEALLKDLPDLQVYGGDDRIMGLTHKVTNGQELKFNTINVRCLFTPCHTSGHMCYFLWEDNCPDSPAVFTGDTLFVGGCGKFFEGTAEQMYHNLTEVLGTLPQDTIFCGHEDTIKNLKFAMLVEPENERVKEKLSWARARDDDDKPTVPSTLLEEFEYNPFLRLSEEGVQKFTGKSDPIEVLRVLRKEKDNFKKPKERIHPQAMLALEWGLVRPKLT, from the exons ATGAAAGTGAAGGTTATTTCCATTTTGGAGGACAACTACATGTACTTGATTATAGATGAACAAAGTACAGAAGCCATTGCTGTAGATCCTGCTGTACCTCACCGG CTGCTTGAGATAGTGAAAAGAGAAGGAGTGAGACTCATAGCAGTGTTAACTACTCACCATCACTG GGACCATGCACGGGGTAATGAGGCTCTGCTGAAAGACCTCCCTGATTTACAAGTGTATGGAGGAGATGACCGCATCATGGGACTGACCCACAAAGTTACTAATGGCCAGGAACTCAAG TTTAACACTATAAATGTGAGGTGCTTGTTCACACCTTGCCATACTTCTGGACACATGTGCTACTTCCTGTGGGAAGACAACTGCCCTGATTCCCCTGCAGTGTTCACTG GGGACACACTGTTTGTGGGTGGTTGTGGAAAATTCTTTGAGGGAACGGCAGAGCAGATGTACCACAACCTGACCGAGGTGCTGGGAACTCTGCCTCAGGACACA ATCTTTTGTGGTCACGAAGACACAATAAAGAACCTGAAGTTTGCGATGCTGGTGGAACCAGAGAACGAGAGGGTGAAGGAGAAGCTTAGCTGGGCTCGG GCAAGAGACGACGACGACAAGCCGACAGTGCCGTCAACGTTATTGGAGGAATTTGAATACAATCCATTCCTCCGTCTCTC TGAGGAGGGCGTGCAGAAGTTCACAGGGAAGTCAGATCCTATCGAGGTTCTACGTGTGCTACGAAAAGAGAAGGACAACTTCAAGAAGCCCAAAGAGCGCATTCACCCACAGGCTATGCTCGCTCTGGAATGGGGTCTGGTTCGACCAAAACTCACTTAA
- the LOC132868608 gene encoding hydroxyacylglutathione hydrolase-like protein isoform X1 yields the protein MKVKVISILEDNYMYLIIDEQSTEAIAVDPAVPHRLLEIVKREGVRLIAVLTTHHHWDHARGNEALLKDLPDLQVYGGDDRIMGLTHKVTNGQELKFNTINVRCLFTPCHTSGHMCYFLWEDNCPDSPAVFTGDTLFVGGCGKFFEGTAEQMYHNLTEVLGTLPQDTKIFCGHEDTIKNLKFAMLVEPENERVKEKLSWARARDDDDKPTVPSTLLEEFEYNPFLRLSEEGVQKFTGKSDPIEVLRVLRKEKDNFKKPKERIHPQAMLALEWGLVRPKLT from the exons ATGAAAGTGAAGGTTATTTCCATTTTGGAGGACAACTACATGTACTTGATTATAGATGAACAAAGTACAGAAGCCATTGCTGTAGATCCTGCTGTACCTCACCGG CTGCTTGAGATAGTGAAAAGAGAAGGAGTGAGACTCATAGCAGTGTTAACTACTCACCATCACTG GGACCATGCACGGGGTAATGAGGCTCTGCTGAAAGACCTCCCTGATTTACAAGTGTATGGAGGAGATGACCGCATCATGGGACTGACCCACAAAGTTACTAATGGCCAGGAACTCAAG TTTAACACTATAAATGTGAGGTGCTTGTTCACACCTTGCCATACTTCTGGACACATGTGCTACTTCCTGTGGGAAGACAACTGCCCTGATTCCCCTGCAGTGTTCACTG GGGACACACTGTTTGTGGGTGGTTGTGGAAAATTCTTTGAGGGAACGGCAGAGCAGATGTACCACAACCTGACCGAGGTGCTGGGAACTCTGCCTCAGGACACA AAGATCTTTTGTGGTCACGAAGACACAATAAAGAACCTGAAGTTTGCGATGCTGGTGGAACCAGAGAACGAGAGGGTGAAGGAGAAGCTTAGCTGGGCTCGG GCAAGAGACGACGACGACAAGCCGACAGTGCCGTCAACGTTATTGGAGGAATTTGAATACAATCCATTCCTCCGTCTCTC TGAGGAGGGCGTGCAGAAGTTCACAGGGAAGTCAGATCCTATCGAGGTTCTACGTGTGCTACGAAAAGAGAAGGACAACTTCAAGAAGCCCAAAGAGCGCATTCACCCACAGGCTATGCTCGCTCTGGAATGGGGTCTGGTTCGACCAAAACTCACTTAA
- the LOC132868608 gene encoding hydroxyacylglutathione hydrolase-like protein isoform X3, which produces MKVKVISILEDNYMYLIIDEQSTEAIAVDPAVPHRLLEIVKREGVRLIAVLTTHHHWDHARGNEALLKDLPDLQVYGGDDRIMGLTHKVTNGQELKFNTINVRCLFTPCHTSGHMCYFLWEDNCPDSPAVFTGDTLFVGGCGKFFEGTAEQMYHNLTEVLGTLPQDTKIFCGHEDTIKNLKFAMLVEPENERVKEKLSWARVRSAFFVIVLVLLKYIYFYFNQHFHRIPLKIVAYSF; this is translated from the exons ATGAAAGTGAAGGTTATTTCCATTTTGGAGGACAACTACATGTACTTGATTATAGATGAACAAAGTACAGAAGCCATTGCTGTAGATCCTGCTGTACCTCACCGG CTGCTTGAGATAGTGAAAAGAGAAGGAGTGAGACTCATAGCAGTGTTAACTACTCACCATCACTG GGACCATGCACGGGGTAATGAGGCTCTGCTGAAAGACCTCCCTGATTTACAAGTGTATGGAGGAGATGACCGCATCATGGGACTGACCCACAAAGTTACTAATGGCCAGGAACTCAAG TTTAACACTATAAATGTGAGGTGCTTGTTCACACCTTGCCATACTTCTGGACACATGTGCTACTTCCTGTGGGAAGACAACTGCCCTGATTCCCCTGCAGTGTTCACTG GGGACACACTGTTTGTGGGTGGTTGTGGAAAATTCTTTGAGGGAACGGCAGAGCAGATGTACCACAACCTGACCGAGGTGCTGGGAACTCTGCCTCAGGACACA AAGATCTTTTGTGGTCACGAAGACACAATAAAGAACCTGAAGTTTGCGATGCTGGTGGAACCAGAGAACGAGAGGGTGAAGGAGAAGCTTAGCTGGGCTCGGGTACGATCCGCCTTTTTCGTTATAGTGCTCGTCTTACTGAAATACATATACTTTTATTTCAACCAACATTTCCATAGAATTCCTCTGAAGATTGTTGCATACAGTTTTTAA